A genomic window from Cryobacterium sp. SO2 includes:
- a CDS encoding sugar phosphate isomerase/epimerase: MSSTPSVQLYTVRDAISADLQGAVARIAEIGFTQVEPYAFVERADEYQRAFAAAGVTAPSGHAPVIDSDDPARTFDAAAQLGIGTVIDPFIPSDRWQTADDAARLAERVNVLQTLAAAAGLGFGYHNHNWEFANHVDGRPIYELFIEALSPEVALEVDTYWSTVGGTDTPALLRRLGDRVKFLHIKDGPVRGDIATSLPSSESALTVPEALAAAFASQLPAGSGDVGVAAVLAAAPHALRVVEFDGYTGDVFDGIAASFAWLAENDK; the protein is encoded by the coding sequence ATGTCCAGCACACCCTCTGTCCAGCTCTATACGGTGCGGGACGCCATCTCCGCCGACCTCCAGGGCGCCGTTGCCCGGATCGCCGAGATCGGCTTCACCCAGGTCGAGCCCTACGCGTTCGTGGAGCGCGCCGACGAGTATCAGCGCGCGTTCGCGGCCGCCGGTGTGACGGCGCCGTCCGGCCATGCCCCGGTCATCGACTCCGACGACCCGGCGCGCACCTTCGACGCCGCGGCCCAGCTGGGCATCGGCACCGTCATCGACCCGTTCATCCCGAGCGACCGTTGGCAGACAGCGGATGACGCCGCCCGTCTGGCCGAGCGGGTCAACGTTCTCCAGACGCTCGCGGCGGCGGCCGGCCTGGGGTTCGGTTACCACAACCACAATTGGGAGTTCGCGAACCACGTCGATGGCCGGCCCATCTACGAGCTGTTCATCGAGGCGCTGTCGCCCGAGGTCGCCCTCGAGGTCGACACCTACTGGTCCACCGTCGGCGGCACCGACACCCCCGCGCTGCTCCGCCGCCTCGGCGACCGGGTCAAATTCCTGCACATCAAGGACGGCCCGGTGCGCGGCGACATCGCCACGAGCCTGCCGAGCAGCGAGAGCGCCCTCACCGTGCCGGAGGCCCTCGCAGCGGCCTTCGCCAGCCAGCTGCCGGCCGGCAGCGGCGATGTCGGCGTCGCCGCCGTGCTCGCGGCCGCGCCGCACGCCCTGCGGGTTGTGGAGTTCGACGGCTACACGGGCGACGTCTTCGACGGCATCGCGGCCTCGTTCGCCTGGCTCGCGGAGAACGACAAATGA
- a CDS encoding Gfo/Idh/MocA family oxidoreductase, with product MSRTGRVGVGVIGAGVISGTYLENMTVFADLDVLFVADLDLERAQAQAEAYGVPDHGSVDELLARDDIEIVVNLTIPAVHTEVGRRIIAAGKHVWSEKPLALDHESGAALLAAAEAAGLRVACAPDTVLGAGIQTAMRAIKRGDIGEPLTATTMFHVPGPDAWHPNPEFLFALGAGPLFDMGPYYITTLVHAFGSASRVGAVSSQSSAVRTIGSGPRAGTEFRVEVPTHHAAVISFEGGQSAQSTFSFQNALPRMGFVEISGTEGTLVLPDPNTFEGDSTLWQFGHDAPTVLPAAGSTYGRGSGVLDLARSIRAGVPERASGAVAAHVLDVLLAVSDAAATGEVVTVASSIQQPTPLAEDWDPAAATL from the coding sequence ATGAGCCGCACCGGACGCGTGGGCGTCGGCGTCATCGGCGCCGGGGTCATCAGCGGCACCTACCTCGAGAACATGACGGTCTTCGCCGACCTCGACGTACTCTTCGTCGCGGACCTCGACCTCGAACGCGCCCAAGCGCAGGCCGAGGCCTACGGGGTGCCCGACCACGGCTCGGTCGACGAGCTGCTGGCCAGGGACGACATCGAGATCGTCGTGAATCTCACCATCCCGGCCGTGCACACCGAGGTCGGGCGCCGCATCATCGCCGCCGGCAAGCACGTCTGGAGCGAGAAGCCCCTCGCCCTGGACCACGAGTCGGGCGCGGCGCTACTTGCTGCCGCCGAGGCCGCCGGGCTGCGGGTGGCATGCGCGCCGGACACCGTGCTCGGCGCGGGCATCCAGACCGCCATGCGCGCAATCAAACGCGGCGACATCGGTGAACCCCTCACGGCCACGACGATGTTCCACGTTCCCGGCCCGGACGCCTGGCACCCCAACCCCGAGTTCCTCTTCGCGCTCGGCGCCGGTCCGCTTTTCGACATGGGGCCGTACTACATCACGACCCTCGTGCACGCCTTCGGCTCCGCCAGCCGGGTCGGCGCGGTGTCGTCGCAGTCCAGCGCGGTGCGCACCATCGGCAGCGGCCCCCGGGCCGGCACCGAATTCAGGGTCGAGGTGCCCACCCACCACGCCGCCGTCATCTCGTTCGAGGGCGGCCAGTCCGCGCAGTCCACGTTCAGCTTCCAGAACGCCCTGCCCCGGATGGGCTTCGTGGAGATCAGCGGCACCGAGGGCACCCTCGTGCTGCCCGACCCGAACACGTTCGAGGGCGACTCCACGCTGTGGCAGTTCGGCCACGACGCGCCGACGGTTCTGCCGGCGGCCGGGTCCACCTACGGTCGCGGCTCCGGAGTGCTCGATCTGGCCCGCTCGATCCGGGCCGGTGTGCCCGAACGCGCCAGCGGTGCTGTGGCTGCGCACGTGCTCGATGTGCTGCTGGCCGTCTCCGACGCCGCCGCGACCGGCGAGGTGGTCACCGTGGCCTCGAGCATCCAGCAGCCCACGCCGCTGGCCGAAGACTGGGATCCGGCCGCGGCAACGCTGTAG
- a CDS encoding TetR/AcrR family transcriptional regulator: MATLGRYPKGVAKRAEILQAALALVARRGFHQTSVRDIAEAVGLTSAGLLHYFESKDDLWVAILRTRDEMDAAKDPEDPDPAATYAALIRHNAEVPGLVQMFANLSAAAATDPEHPAHDYFRERYAHSRRTIAAGLSRMQASGRLDTSIDPEVFASILMAVSDGMQVQWMFDETRDMGAHVEAVIALARAGSRPPSMADGSPA; encoded by the coding sequence ATGGCGACCCTGGGCAGATACCCGAAAGGCGTGGCGAAACGCGCCGAGATCCTGCAGGCCGCCCTCGCCCTCGTCGCCCGCCGCGGCTTCCACCAGACCTCGGTGCGGGACATCGCCGAGGCCGTCGGTCTCACCTCGGCGGGCCTGCTGCACTACTTCGAGTCCAAGGACGATCTCTGGGTCGCCATCCTGCGCACGCGCGATGAGATGGATGCGGCCAAGGATCCGGAGGACCCGGACCCGGCGGCCACCTACGCGGCACTGATCCGCCACAACGCCGAAGTGCCCGGGCTCGTGCAGATGTTCGCGAACCTGTCCGCCGCCGCGGCGACCGACCCGGAGCATCCGGCGCACGACTACTTTCGGGAACGCTACGCGCACTCGCGGAGGACGATCGCGGCCGGGCTGAGCCGGATGCAGGCATCCGGCCGGCTCGACACGTCGATCGACCCGGAGGTGTTCGCGTCGATTCTGATGGCGGTCAGCGACGGCATGCAGGTGCAGTGGATGTTCGACGAGACCCGCGACATGGGGGCGCACGTCGAGGCCGTGATCGCGCTGGCGCGCGCGGGGAGCCGTCCGCCGAGCATGGCGGACGGCTCTCCGGCCTGA
- a CDS encoding MarR family transcriptional regulator, with protein MSDGDAQIELDTSVGYLLKEAASALRSAMEAVLRPLEMSVTHYSCLELLAQRPGLSNSELARGAFVSRQAMNVLLQALERDGFVTRPEQASEGRVLPTRLTDLGRSRLAVASAAVRGVEDRMRSDLDGSEREQLRLLLARCVASLTAPTPEPAAPH; from the coding sequence ATGAGTGACGGTGATGCGCAAATCGAACTGGACACGTCGGTCGGGTACCTGCTCAAGGAGGCCGCAAGCGCCCTGCGTTCGGCCATGGAAGCCGTGCTGCGACCCCTGGAGATGAGCGTCACGCACTACTCCTGCCTGGAGTTGCTCGCCCAGCGGCCGGGGTTGTCCAACTCGGAGCTGGCTCGCGGGGCCTTCGTCTCCCGTCAAGCGATGAACGTGCTGCTGCAGGCGCTGGAGCGGGATGGCTTCGTCACCCGGCCGGAGCAGGCATCCGAGGGCCGGGTGCTGCCCACCCGGCTCACCGACCTGGGCCGCAGCCGACTGGCCGTGGCCAGCGCGGCGGTGCGAGGCGTAGAGGACCGGATGCGGTCGGACCTGGACGGGAGCGAGCGCGAGCAACTGCGGCTGCTGCTGGCCCGGTGCGTGGCGTCGCTCACGGCCCCCACACCCGAGCCGGCCGCGCCGCACTGA
- a CDS encoding VOC family protein, which yields MTTSGPGFISLQVRDIEASAAFYEQHLGLTRQAGPPHAVVFGTTPAAFAVRSPLPGVDLDSVGQLGLGVGIWLHAPDAQDIHDALVAAEVPIVSAPVDGPFGRTFTFADPDGYHITLHTRA from the coding sequence ATGACGACTTCCGGCCCCGGCTTCATCTCACTGCAGGTGCGCGACATCGAGGCCTCCGCGGCCTTCTACGAGCAGCACCTCGGCCTCACCCGGCAGGCAGGCCCTCCGCACGCCGTGGTCTTCGGCACCACGCCGGCCGCGTTCGCCGTGCGGTCGCCCCTCCCGGGCGTCGACCTCGATTCGGTCGGCCAGCTCGGCCTCGGCGTGGGCATCTGGCTGCATGCCCCGGACGCCCAGGACATCCACGACGCCCTGGTCGCCGCCGAAGTCCCCATCGTCTCGGCCCCCGTCGACGGCCCCTTCGGCCGCACCTTCACCTTCGCAGACCCCGACGGCTACCACATCACCCTCCACACCCGCGCCTAA
- a CDS encoding ROK family protein codes for MSSLEAAERRYRTPSSELAREVLIHGPILRSVLAQRLGLSLATLTRLARPLLDGGLLVEVTEQLDGAMGRPAKPLDVRAEARQFLGVKLTGDTAVAVTTDLRATEGRRAERPLPSHELADVVAVIVELARELANDQEFSAIGISVGGQVADNRVVDRAPFLGWRGVPLAAAVEAELDVPVMVENDVVALAAAEHWFGLGRGFSNFAVLTVGAGVGYGLVMHDQVVSTSEAGLGLGGHFPLDPTGPLCFLGHRGCSTAMLTIPSIRAQVEVALGEPVSYAAVLDMAAAGHPVALTVLRAAGTALGRLIAAVANLAMVEHVVLAGEGLGFLEIVRAEMDAAIAADRDPEAAEVDVLLDASGFISWAQGAAAIAIQRTMDTLATSL; via the coding sequence ATGTCATCCCTCGAGGCCGCCGAGCGCCGGTACCGCACCCCGTCCAGCGAGCTGGCGCGCGAGGTCCTGATTCACGGGCCCATCCTGCGCAGCGTCCTCGCCCAGCGGCTGGGTCTGTCGTTGGCCACCCTCACCCGGCTGGCCCGCCCACTGCTCGACGGCGGCCTGCTCGTGGAAGTGACCGAACAGCTCGACGGGGCCATGGGCCGCCCGGCCAAGCCGCTCGATGTGCGGGCGGAGGCGCGCCAGTTCCTGGGCGTGAAGCTCACCGGTGACACCGCCGTGGCGGTCACCACCGACCTGCGAGCCACCGAGGGCCGGCGCGCCGAACGCCCGCTGCCGAGCCACGAATTGGCGGATGTTGTCGCAGTGATCGTGGAGTTGGCCCGCGAGCTCGCCAATGACCAGGAGTTCTCGGCCATCGGCATCAGCGTCGGCGGCCAGGTCGCCGACAACCGCGTCGTCGACCGCGCCCCGTTCCTGGGCTGGCGCGGCGTGCCGCTGGCGGCCGCCGTTGAGGCCGAGCTGGATGTGCCGGTCATGGTCGAGAACGACGTCGTGGCGCTCGCCGCGGCCGAGCACTGGTTCGGCCTCGGCCGCGGGTTCTCCAATTTCGCGGTGCTCACCGTCGGCGCGGGCGTCGGCTATGGCCTCGTCATGCACGACCAGGTTGTCAGTACCTCCGAGGCCGGTCTCGGCCTGGGCGGGCACTTCCCGCTCGACCCCACCGGCCCGCTCTGCTTCCTGGGGCACCGCGGCTGCTCCACGGCGATGCTCACCATCCCCAGCATCCGGGCACAGGTGGAGGTGGCCCTGGGCGAGCCGGTGAGCTACGCCGCCGTGCTCGACATGGCGGCGGCCGGCCACCCTGTGGCTCTCACCGTGCTGCGCGCGGCCGGAACCGCCCTCGGCCGGCTCATCGCCGCCGTCGCCAACCTCGCCATGGTCGAACACGTGGTGCTCGCCGGCGAGGGCCTGGGTTTCCTGGAGATCGTCCGCGCCGAGATGGATGCCGCGATCGCGGCCGACCGTGACCCGGAGGCCGCCGAGGTGGATGTGCTCCTCGACGCCAGCGGGTTCATCTCCTGGGCGCAGGGCGCCGCGGCCATCGCCATCCAACGCACCATGGACACCCTCGCGACGAGCCTCTAG
- a CDS encoding alpha-galactosidase: MHHDSTVTHLRNGGTSVIVDLTGDGMPEILFWGADQGDLSAAELADLTLATRAQRVSGGLDQPARLTVLPQEANGWQGTPGLTGSRQGRFFSPALRATEFVTTPATLVIEAIDEISRLSLRAELALDAAGVFSQRLTVTNTGDDVYELSDLCVTLPLPASATEILDTTGRHLRERSPQRHAFTQGRHQRDSRKGRPGADATLLLAAGTPGFGFERGLVQAVHLAFSGNHRLAAERLVTGSAFLQAGELLAPGEIRLAPGASYSTPTVIGSWGDGLNELSARIHTRLRARPTHPATPRPVTLNTWEAVYFDHDLARLTALADAAARVGVERYVLDDGWFHGRRDDTAGLGDWWVDADVWPDGLSPLIDTVTGLGMQFGLWVEPEMVNPDSDLARAHPDWLLQADGRLPVEGRQQQVLDLSHPDAYAYILERLDALLVEYPIGYLKWDHNRDLVDAGSTRTGAAAVHDNVVALYALLDELKARHPGLEIESCASGGARVDLGILDHTDRIWTSDCIDPIERLTIQKYTGLLVPYELLGAHISGPESHSTGRRHDLSLRAGVALFGHLGIEWDISALSAADETELVSWIELYKANRGLFHTGTSVHVDHPDPAVDLRGVVAADRSEAMFVFSLVATSAAYPVGPLRFTGLDDDTRYRVSLVNREFTGIGNGQSPLVWAEQPLTLTGRALRTIGLQGPVLFPEHPAVFSITSV, encoded by the coding sequence ATGCACCACGACAGCACCGTCACCCACCTCCGCAACGGCGGAACCAGTGTCATCGTCGACCTGACCGGCGACGGGATGCCCGAAATTCTCTTCTGGGGCGCTGACCAGGGCGACCTGTCCGCCGCGGAGCTCGCCGACCTCACGCTCGCCACCCGGGCCCAGCGGGTCTCCGGCGGCCTTGACCAGCCGGCCCGGCTCACCGTACTGCCGCAGGAGGCCAACGGCTGGCAGGGCACCCCCGGTCTCACCGGTAGCCGGCAGGGCCGGTTCTTCTCCCCCGCCCTGCGCGCCACCGAGTTCGTCACCACCCCGGCAACGCTCGTCATCGAAGCGATCGACGAGATCAGCCGCCTCTCCCTGCGCGCCGAACTCGCCCTCGATGCCGCCGGCGTGTTCAGCCAGCGCCTCACCGTGACCAACACGGGCGATGACGTCTACGAGCTCAGCGACCTCTGCGTCACCCTGCCGCTGCCGGCCAGCGCCACCGAGATCCTCGACACCACCGGCCGGCACCTGCGCGAACGCAGCCCGCAGCGGCACGCCTTCACCCAGGGCCGGCACCAGCGCGACAGCCGCAAGGGTCGCCCCGGCGCCGACGCCACCCTGTTGTTGGCGGCCGGCACTCCCGGCTTCGGTTTCGAACGCGGCCTCGTCCAGGCCGTGCACCTGGCCTTCAGCGGCAACCACCGCCTGGCCGCCGAGAGGCTCGTCACCGGGTCGGCATTCCTGCAGGCCGGCGAACTGCTCGCCCCCGGCGAGATCCGCCTCGCCCCCGGCGCCAGCTACAGCACCCCCACCGTGATCGGTTCCTGGGGCGACGGCCTCAACGAACTCTCTGCCCGCATCCACACCCGCTTGCGCGCGCGGCCCACCCACCCCGCAACGCCCCGCCCGGTGACCCTCAACACCTGGGAGGCCGTCTACTTCGACCACGACTTGGCCCGGCTGACCGCACTCGCGGATGCCGCCGCCCGCGTGGGCGTCGAACGCTACGTGCTCGACGACGGCTGGTTTCACGGCCGCCGCGACGACACCGCGGGCCTGGGCGACTGGTGGGTAGACGCCGACGTCTGGCCGGACGGCCTGAGCCCGCTGATCGACACCGTCACGGGCCTCGGCATGCAATTCGGCCTCTGGGTGGAACCCGAGATGGTCAACCCCGACTCCGACCTGGCGCGCGCCCACCCGGACTGGCTGCTGCAGGCCGACGGCCGCTTGCCGGTTGAGGGCCGCCAGCAGCAGGTGCTCGACCTCTCCCACCCGGATGCCTACGCGTACATCCTCGAACGGCTCGACGCCCTGCTGGTGGAGTACCCGATCGGCTACCTCAAGTGGGACCACAACCGCGACCTCGTCGACGCCGGCAGCACCCGCACCGGCGCCGCGGCCGTGCATGACAACGTCGTGGCCCTCTACGCCCTGCTCGACGAGCTCAAGGCCCGCCACCCGGGCCTGGAGATCGAGAGCTGCGCCTCCGGCGGCGCCCGCGTCGACCTCGGCATCCTCGACCACACCGACCGCATCTGGACCAGCGACTGCATCGACCCGATCGAGCGCCTCACCATCCAGAAGTACACCGGCCTGCTGGTGCCCTACGAGCTGTTGGGCGCGCACATCAGCGGTCCGGAGTCGCACTCCACCGGCCGCCGGCACGACCTGTCGCTGCGCGCGGGCGTGGCCCTGTTCGGCCACCTCGGCATCGAGTGGGACATCAGCGCCCTGTCCGCGGCCGACGAGACCGAACTGGTCAGCTGGATCGAGCTCTACAAGGCCAACCGCGGCCTCTTCCACACCGGCACCTCGGTGCATGTCGACCACCCCGACCCGGCCGTCGACCTGCGCGGCGTTGTCGCCGCCGACCGAAGCGAGGCGATGTTCGTCTTCAGCCTGGTCGCCACCAGCGCCGCGTACCCGGTCGGGCCGTTGCGCTTCACCGGGCTGGATGACGACACCCGCTACCGGGTGAGCCTGGTCAACCGGGAGTTCACCGGCATCGGCAACGGCCAGTCCCCGCTGGTCTGGGCCGAGCAGCCGCTCACCCTCACCGGCAGGGCCCTTCGCACCATCGGCCTGCAGGGGCCGGTGCTCTTTCCCGAACACCCCGCAGTTTTCTCAATCACGTCAGTCTGA
- a CDS encoding extracellular solute-binding protein, with the protein MKSPRTMPHPPGRRRRRATAMVVAAATLVALSGCATSAGTDVVTLNFFQFKPEAVGNFTAIIKDFEAENPGIKVIQNSVPDPDTAIRTLLVKDKVPDVLTLNVNGNYGELARACIFADLSADPVAETVNPAVQDIVQSLGTCSADGADEVNALPFASNASGILYNPDIFAANGVEVPTTWDELIAAADTFQANGVSPFYCTLKDSWTASPAFVNLGGTLMPDGFFDTLRDEDPADATVSFQKDFADAADKEVSLFSYCQDNFASRDYNAGNKAFADGESAMYLQGSYAIPAIRANNTDAAIGSFPYPVTDDADSRVVVSGVDVGIMVGRNTPHAAEAQKFVDYLMSPEVVTAYSEAQSTFSPLKDAAPNNDPALAGLEPYFSAGKIIGFIDHQIPAAVPLVNLLQTLVITGDTETFLADLDSEWDKVAARTTTQRQGK; encoded by the coding sequence ATGAAATCCCCCCGCACCATGCCCCACCCACCCGGCCGCAGACGCCGGCGGGCCACCGCCATGGTCGTCGCGGCCGCGACCCTCGTCGCGCTCAGCGGATGCGCGACATCCGCCGGCACCGACGTGGTCACGCTGAACTTCTTCCAGTTCAAGCCCGAAGCGGTGGGGAACTTCACCGCCATCATCAAGGACTTCGAGGCCGAGAACCCCGGCATCAAGGTCATCCAGAACTCCGTGCCAGACCCGGACACCGCCATCCGCACCCTGCTGGTGAAAGACAAGGTGCCCGACGTTCTCACGCTCAACGTCAACGGAAACTACGGCGAGCTGGCCCGGGCCTGCATCTTCGCCGACCTCAGCGCCGACCCGGTCGCCGAAACCGTGAACCCGGCCGTGCAAGACATCGTGCAGTCACTGGGCACCTGCTCCGCGGACGGCGCCGACGAGGTGAACGCGTTGCCGTTCGCCAGCAACGCCAGCGGCATCCTCTACAACCCCGATATCTTCGCGGCCAACGGCGTGGAGGTGCCCACCACCTGGGACGAGCTCATCGCCGCCGCCGACACCTTCCAGGCCAACGGGGTCTCACCGTTCTATTGCACCCTGAAGGACTCCTGGACCGCGTCGCCCGCGTTCGTCAACCTCGGTGGCACGCTGATGCCCGACGGTTTCTTCGACACCCTCCGCGACGAAGACCCGGCCGACGCCACGGTCTCGTTCCAGAAGGACTTCGCCGACGCCGCCGACAAGGAGGTGTCCCTGTTCAGCTACTGCCAGGACAACTTCGCCAGCCGCGACTACAACGCCGGCAACAAGGCCTTCGCCGATGGTGAATCGGCCATGTACCTGCAGGGCTCCTACGCGATCCCGGCGATCCGGGCCAACAACACTGACGCCGCCATCGGCTCGTTCCCCTATCCGGTCACCGACGACGCCGACAGCCGCGTCGTGGTCTCCGGCGTGGACGTGGGCATCATGGTGGGCCGGAACACCCCGCATGCCGCCGAGGCACAGAAGTTCGTCGACTACCTGATGTCGCCCGAGGTTGTGACTGCCTACTCCGAAGCACAGAGCACCTTCTCGCCGCTGAAGGATGCCGCGCCCAACAACGACCCCGCCCTGGCCGGTCTCGAACCGTATTTCAGTGCGGGAAAGATCATCGGCTTCATCGACCACCAGATTCCCGCGGCCGTGCCGCTGGTGAACCTGCTCCAGACGCTGGTGATCACCGGCGACACGGAGACCTTCCTGGCCGACCTGGATTCCGAATGGGACAAGGTCGCCGCCCGCACCACCACACAGAGACAGGGGAAGTGA
- a CDS encoding sugar ABC transporter permease, producing the protein MSSPRIRSSIARTPRTFYWMVVPAVVIFFALHTIPVLSGMFFSLTNYAGYGTWDLVGFSNYINLFQDDRVLNSYGFTFGFSIVSTLLVNVIALAIALGLNSKIKFQAAFRGVFFIPYVLAILIIGYVFNYLFANSFPAIFTALGLPGLSGNLLASPDFAWVGIVITTVWQAAAFNVILYLAGLQTISADLYEAAAIDGASGWRRFRSITFPLIGAYFTINMVLSFKSFLQVFDQIVALTAGGPGTSTESIALVIFRGGFQGGEYGYQMANAVVYLFVIIIVSFLQLRILQRREASFS; encoded by the coding sequence ATGAGCAGCCCACGCATCCGCTCCTCCATCGCCCGCACACCGCGCACCTTCTACTGGATGGTGGTGCCGGCCGTCGTGATCTTCTTCGCCCTGCACACCATCCCGGTGCTCTCCGGCATGTTCTTCAGCCTGACCAACTACGCCGGCTACGGCACCTGGGACCTGGTCGGGTTCTCGAACTACATCAACCTGTTCCAGGACGACCGGGTGCTCAACTCCTACGGCTTCACCTTCGGGTTCTCCATCGTGTCCACCCTCCTGGTGAACGTCATCGCCCTGGCCATCGCGCTGGGCCTGAACTCCAAGATCAAGTTCCAGGCCGCGTTCCGCGGTGTGTTCTTCATCCCCTACGTGCTCGCGATCCTCATCATCGGCTACGTGTTCAACTACCTGTTCGCCAACTCGTTCCCTGCCATCTTCACCGCGCTGGGCCTGCCGGGGCTCTCGGGCAACCTGCTGGCCAGCCCGGACTTCGCCTGGGTCGGCATCGTCATCACCACGGTCTGGCAGGCGGCGGCGTTCAACGTCATCCTCTACCTGGCCGGGCTGCAGACCATCTCCGCCGACCTCTACGAAGCGGCCGCCATCGACGGAGCCAGCGGCTGGCGCCGGTTCCGGTCGATTACCTTCCCACTGATCGGCGCGTACTTCACCATCAACATGGTGCTCTCGTTCAAGTCGTTCCTGCAGGTCTTCGACCAGATTGTGGCCCTCACCGCGGGCGGCCCAGGCACGTCCACCGAATCCATCGCCCTCGTGATCTTCCGCGGCGGCTTCCAGGGTGGTGAGTACGGGTACCAGATGGCGAACGCCGTGGTCTACCTGTTCGTCATCATCATCGTTTCATTTCTGCAGCTGCGCATCCTGCAGCGCCGGGAGGCGAGCTTCTCATGA
- a CDS encoding carbohydrate ABC transporter permease gives MTDTLTNTTAPLPADSDASARAPRTRRRLDGGNGGTNWWLTALIAVCSLTVLIPLYFTVVTALKTPDQLGGTGFELPTSIRWENFADAYQLTNFPRALMNTALITVGAVFLTLLTNSLVAYAIARNMHKKFFKGLYFYFLAAIFVPFPIIMLPVVKETALLGIDTPVGLILLYTVYGLSFNIFIFVAYINSIPVELEEAARLDGASTWMVFWKVIFPLLSPMNATVGILTCVWAWNDFLLPLVVLSDPSAQTLPLAQFIFQGQFNTNYPVAFASYLMALAPLLVVYVIAQKWVVSGVTRGSVK, from the coding sequence ATGACCGACACCCTCACCAACACGACCGCGCCACTGCCCGCCGACTCGGATGCGTCCGCTCGCGCCCCGCGCACCCGCCGACGCCTCGACGGCGGCAACGGCGGCACCAACTGGTGGCTCACCGCCCTCATCGCGGTGTGCTCGCTCACGGTGCTGATCCCGCTGTACTTCACCGTGGTCACCGCGCTGAAGACGCCAGACCAGCTCGGCGGCACCGGGTTCGAACTGCCCACCAGCATCCGCTGGGAGAACTTCGCGGATGCCTACCAGCTGACGAACTTCCCCCGCGCGCTCATGAACACGGCCCTGATCACGGTGGGCGCGGTGTTCCTCACCCTGCTCACCAACTCGCTGGTGGCCTACGCGATCGCCCGCAACATGCACAAGAAGTTCTTCAAGGGGCTGTACTTCTACTTCCTCGCGGCGATCTTCGTGCCGTTCCCGATCATCATGCTGCCGGTGGTGAAGGAGACCGCGCTGCTGGGCATCGACACCCCGGTGGGCCTGATCCTGCTGTACACGGTCTACGGGCTCTCGTTCAACATCTTCATCTTCGTCGCCTACATCAACTCCATCCCGGTGGAGCTGGAGGAGGCCGCCAGGCTGGACGGCGCGAGCACCTGGATGGTGTTCTGGAAGGTGATCTTCCCGCTGCTCTCGCCGATGAACGCCACTGTCGGCATCCTCACCTGTGTCTGGGCGTGGAACGACTTCCTGCTGCCGCTGGTGGTGCTCTCCGACCCGTCGGCGCAGACCCTGCCGCTGGCGCAGTTCATCTTCCAGGGCCAGTTCAACACCAACTACCCGGTGGCGTTCGCCTCCTACCTGATGGCCCTTGCACCGCTGCTGGTGGTCTACGTGATCGCCCAGAAGTGGGTGGTGAGCGGCGTCACCCGCGGCTCGGTGAAGTAG
- a CDS encoding TetR/AcrR family transcriptional regulator translates to MPTPERTSLDAIVLAATDLLEQEGLAGVTMQAVAQRVGVRAPSLYKRVRSREKLIQLVAEATMTAFAERLDAAAGAEELANGVRAFGHERPAAFQLVMTPGTGTPAVGDEYRAAASAAVLRVAGELAGEEHALEAARTLTAWAAGFISMELNGGFNLGGDVERAWEFGLARMIAAITVAPTT, encoded by the coding sequence ATGCCCACCCCGGAACGTACCTCTCTCGACGCGATCGTGCTCGCCGCGACCGACCTGCTCGAACAGGAAGGGCTCGCGGGGGTCACGATGCAGGCGGTCGCCCAGCGCGTCGGGGTGCGCGCGCCGTCGCTCTACAAGCGCGTGCGCAGTCGCGAGAAGCTGATCCAGCTGGTGGCGGAAGCGACGATGACCGCGTTCGCGGAGCGCCTCGACGCCGCAGCCGGCGCTGAGGAACTCGCGAATGGCGTGCGCGCGTTCGGCCACGAGCGGCCCGCCGCGTTCCAGCTGGTCATGACGCCGGGCACGGGGACTCCGGCCGTCGGCGACGAGTATCGGGCCGCGGCGAGTGCGGCTGTTCTCCGCGTCGCCGGCGAGCTTGCCGGTGAGGAGCACGCCCTCGAGGCGGCTCGCACGCTGACGGCCTGGGCCGCGGGCTTCATCAGCATGGAGCTGAACGGGGGCTTCAACCTCGGCGGGGACGTCGAGCGCGCGTGGGAGTTCGGTCTGGCCAGAATGATCGCGGCGATCACGGTGGCGCCGACGACGTAG